One window of Globicephala melas chromosome 5, mGloMel1.2, whole genome shotgun sequence genomic DNA carries:
- the NELFA gene encoding negative elongation factor A isoform X2 produces the protein MQLFPVFCCSEFSQVCKMKGALTEIIQLATLDSDPWVLMVADILKSFPDTGSLNLDLEEQNPNVQDILGELREKVNECEASAMLPLECQYLNKNALTTLAGPLTPPVKHFQLKRKPKSATLRAELLQKSTETAQQLKRSAGVPFHAKGRGLLRKMDTTTPLKGIPKQAPFRSPTAPSVFSPAGNRTAIPPSRTPLRKERGVKLLDISELDMVGAGREAKRRRKTLDAEAVEKPAKEETVVENATPDYAAGLVSTQKLGSLNNEPALPSTSYLPATPSVVPASSYIPSSEAPPAPPAREASLQASRPPEEPSAPSPALPAQFKQRAPLYNSGLSPAAPTPAAPTSPLTPTTPPAVAPATQTPPVAMVAPQAQAQPPAQQQPKKNLSLTREQMFAAQEMFKTANKVTRPEKALILGFMAGSRENPCQEQGDVIQIKLSEHTEDLPKSDGQGSTTMLVDTVFEMNYATGQWTRFKKYKPMANAS, from the exons ATGCAGCTGTTTCCTGTCTTTTGCTGCAGTGAATTCTCTCAGGTGTGCAAG ATGAAGGGTGCCCTCACAGAGATCATCCAGCTCGCCACCCTGGACTCGGACCCCTGGGTTCTCATGGTGGCCGACATTCTGAAGTCCTTTCCTGACACCGGATCTCTTAACCTTGACCTCGAAGAGCAGAATCCCAACGTTCAAGATATTTTAGGAGAACTTAGAGAAAAGG TGAACGAGTGTGAGGCGTCGGCCATGCTGCCGCTGGAGTGCCAGTACTTGAATAAAAACGCCCTGACGACCCTCGCTGGGCCCCTCACTCCCCCAGTGAAACATTTTCAGTTGAAAAGGAAGCCGAAGAGTGCCACGCTGAGGGCCGAGCTCCTGCAGAAAT CCACCGAGACCGCCCAGCAGCTGAAGAGGAGTGCGGGGGTGCCCTTCCATGCCAAGGGCCGGGGGCTGCTGCGGAAGATGGACACCACGA CCCCGCTCAAAGGCATCCCGAAGCAGGCGCCCTTCCGAAGCCCCACCGCCCCCAGCGTCTTCAGCCCCGCGGGGAACCGCACTGCCATCCCGCCGTCGAGGACGCCCCTGCGGAAGGAGAGGGGCGTGAAG CTCCTCGACATCTCCGAGCTGGATATGGTCGGGGCCGGCCGGGAGgccaagaggaggaggaagacccTGG ACGCGGAGGCGGTGGAGAAGCCAGCCAAGGAAGAGACGGTCGTGGAGAACGCCACCCCCGACTACGCGGCCGGCCTGGTGTCCACACAG AAACTCGGGTCTCTGAACAACGAGCCTGCGCTGCCATCCACGAGCTACCTGCCGGCTACGCCCAGTGTGGTCCCTGCCTCATCCTACATCCCCAGCTCCGAGGCCCCGCCAG CCCCGCCTGCCCGGGAAGCCAGCCTGCAGGCCAGCCGGCCCCCCGAGGAGCCCAGCGCCCCCAGCCCCGCGCTGCCGGCACAGTTCAAGCAGAGGGCGCCCCTGTACAACAGCGGCCTCAGCCCTGCAGCGCCCACACCCGCGGCGCCCACCTCGCCCCTGACGCCCACCACGCCCCCAGCCGTCGCCCCCGCCACCCAGACGCCTCCGGTGGCCATGGTGgccccccaggcccaggcccagccccccGCCCAGCAGCAGCCCAAGAAGAACCTGTCGCTCACG AGAGAGCAGATGTTTGCCGCGCAGGAGATGTTCAAGACGGCCAACAAGGTCACACGGCCCGAGAAGGCCCTCATCCTGGGCTTCATGGCTGGCTCCCGAG AGAACCCGTGCCAGGAGCAGGGCGACGTGATCCAGATCAAGCTGAGCGAGCACACGGAGGACCTGCCCAAGTCGGACGGCCAGGGCAGCACCACCATGCTGGTGGACACGGTCTTCGAGATGAACTACGCCACGGGCCAGTGGACGCGCTTCAAGAAGTACAAGCCCATGGCCAACGCGTCCTAG
- the NELFA gene encoding negative elongation factor A isoform X3, with amino-acid sequence MKGALTEIIQLATLDSDPWVLMVADILKSFPDTGSLNLDLEEQNPNVQDILGELREKVNECEASAMLPLECQYLNKNALTTLAGPLTPPVKHFQLKRKPKSATLRAELLQKSTETAQQLKRSAGVPFHAKGRGLLRKMDTTTPLKGIPKQAPFRSPTAPSVFSPAGNRTAIPPSRTPLRKERGVKLLDISELDMVGAGREAKRRRKTLDAEAVEKPAKEETVVENATPDYAAGLVSTQKLGSLNNEPALPSTSYLPATPSVVPASSYIPSSEAPPAPPAREASLQASRPPEEPSAPSPALPAQFKQRAPLYNSGLSPAAPTPAAPTSPLTPTTPPAVAPATQTPPVAMVAPQAQAQPPAQQQPKKNLSLTREQMFAAQEMFKTANKVTRPEKALILGFMAGSRENPCQEQGDVIQIKLSEHTEDLPKSDGQGSTTMLVDTVFEMNYATGQWTRFKKYKPMANAS; translated from the exons ATGAAGGGTGCCCTCACAGAGATCATCCAGCTCGCCACCCTGGACTCGGACCCCTGGGTTCTCATGGTGGCCGACATTCTGAAGTCCTTTCCTGACACCGGATCTCTTAACCTTGACCTCGAAGAGCAGAATCCCAACGTTCAAGATATTTTAGGAGAACTTAGAGAAAAGG TGAACGAGTGTGAGGCGTCGGCCATGCTGCCGCTGGAGTGCCAGTACTTGAATAAAAACGCCCTGACGACCCTCGCTGGGCCCCTCACTCCCCCAGTGAAACATTTTCAGTTGAAAAGGAAGCCGAAGAGTGCCACGCTGAGGGCCGAGCTCCTGCAGAAAT CCACCGAGACCGCCCAGCAGCTGAAGAGGAGTGCGGGGGTGCCCTTCCATGCCAAGGGCCGGGGGCTGCTGCGGAAGATGGACACCACGA CCCCGCTCAAAGGCATCCCGAAGCAGGCGCCCTTCCGAAGCCCCACCGCCCCCAGCGTCTTCAGCCCCGCGGGGAACCGCACTGCCATCCCGCCGTCGAGGACGCCCCTGCGGAAGGAGAGGGGCGTGAAG CTCCTCGACATCTCCGAGCTGGATATGGTCGGGGCCGGCCGGGAGgccaagaggaggaggaagacccTGG ACGCGGAGGCGGTGGAGAAGCCAGCCAAGGAAGAGACGGTCGTGGAGAACGCCACCCCCGACTACGCGGCCGGCCTGGTGTCCACACAG AAACTCGGGTCTCTGAACAACGAGCCTGCGCTGCCATCCACGAGCTACCTGCCGGCTACGCCCAGTGTGGTCCCTGCCTCATCCTACATCCCCAGCTCCGAGGCCCCGCCAG CCCCGCCTGCCCGGGAAGCCAGCCTGCAGGCCAGCCGGCCCCCCGAGGAGCCCAGCGCCCCCAGCCCCGCGCTGCCGGCACAGTTCAAGCAGAGGGCGCCCCTGTACAACAGCGGCCTCAGCCCTGCAGCGCCCACACCCGCGGCGCCCACCTCGCCCCTGACGCCCACCACGCCCCCAGCCGTCGCCCCCGCCACCCAGACGCCTCCGGTGGCCATGGTGgccccccaggcccaggcccagccccccGCCCAGCAGCAGCCCAAGAAGAACCTGTCGCTCACG AGAGAGCAGATGTTTGCCGCGCAGGAGATGTTCAAGACGGCCAACAAGGTCACACGGCCCGAGAAGGCCCTCATCCTGGGCTTCATGGCTGGCTCCCGAG AGAACCCGTGCCAGGAGCAGGGCGACGTGATCCAGATCAAGCTGAGCGAGCACACGGAGGACCTGCCCAAGTCGGACGGCCAGGGCAGCACCACCATGCTGGTGGACACGGTCTTCGAGATGAACTACGCCACGGGCCAGTGGACGCGCTTCAAGAAGTACAAGCCCATGGCCAACGCGTCCTAG